A stretch of DNA from Diospyros lotus cultivar Yz01 chromosome 14, ASM1463336v1, whole genome shotgun sequence:
GCTAGTGGAAGCTGGAATTTGATTAATGTGTATAATATAAGCTGTTAATCAATTACCTGGAGAAAGCCCGTGACACTCTTGATTGCAAGGCGCTGAATGGTGTCTCTGGACACAGAGGATCCAACGGTGTAAGCATAGTCATTGGCCCCAATCTCACCAACCCAGAACAAAGCCTCATCCATGGCTGCTCTGCACTGCCTAGATCTCGGAGCTCGGCAATATCCCTGAGCTTCCATGTACTTGTCGAACCAGACGAGCTGAGTTCCGAGCGACTGTGGAGTGATGTTGAGGGTAAGGTTGTTTCTCACGAAGAAGCTGTGCTTGATCGCGGTGGATCCTGCGACGGCGAAGTTGACTCCCGGGGACGTGGAGTCGGGGCCGGCCTTGTGGCGGCGGTACGGCGGCAGGAAGGGCAGCGAGAGGTACTGCGCTACGAAGTCGATGACGAGGCGGCCGTCGGAGTAGCGGTTGGTGGGACGGTGGAAGAAGGTGCAGCCGTAGGGGAGGCTCGAGACGTGAGAGAAGCCGGAGGGGCCGGTGGCCGAGCCGGTGTTGCCGGTGTCGGTGAAGGAGTCTCCGAAGGCGTAGATCTTCTTGAACGGAGGCTGCCGCTGGTGGCCGGTCGGTGCGGCGGCCGAAGGAGGCGGCAAGGAGGAGATGAGGATGAAGATTGAGGTGACTATAATAGTGAAGTACGCAAATGGAACCATTGTTTCAAGCCCTTGGCCCTAACCGCTAGCCGCTAGCTACCGGCCTTGATCTCTCTGgccatatatatacatctgAATCCTTGTTGAAATGACAACTATGTCCCCGCGCCGGTTTAGGGTCATTATTATGGGCTGAGGTCTGCTCTCTGTCCACTCCATGTCCACCCCAATCAAATACAGCCacataattcatttttaaatattaatttttttaaaaaaattataaaatcaaataatgacatataattattatatcgCCGGAGAAGAAAACAGGTTTTGGGAACAACAGATCTCTCAGTTCCATTAGTAttaagtattattattaatttagataGACCAAATAGTTTCAAGAGCTTAACAATCATATACCCTAAACCCTAATAAACCTTACAccataaatcttaaactaataatattattttagacaaaaaatataattaaatattcacgTATAAATGGTGTGTTAAAGATTAGTCAAATTTTACACGAAATATTATCGATTTcgataaaagataaaaaagagttaaaatttaaCTTCGAATAATTCAAATAGTTATTAAGTTCTTGAAGTTATTTG
This window harbors:
- the LOC127789560 gene encoding GDSL esterase/lipase At3g48460-like; translation: MVPFAYFTIIVTSIFILISSLPPPSAAAPTGHQRQPPFKKIYAFGDSFTDTGNTGSATGPSGFSHVSSLPYGCTFFHRPTNRYSDGRLVIDFVAQYLSLPFLPPYRRHKAGPDSTSPGVNFAVAGSTAIKHSFFVRNNLTLNITPQSLGTQLVWFDKYMEAQGYCRAPRSRQCRAAMDEALFWVGEIGANDYAYTVGSSVSRDTIQRLAIKSVTGFLQALLTKGAKYVVVQGLPTTGCLPLSLTLTPADDRDALGCAATVNRQSFRHNLLLQSTIHQLRTQFPHSVILYADYWNAYRTIMKNAAAYGFQEPIKACCGSGGGPYNFDIFGACGSPLSSSCPDPSKYINWDGVHLTEAMYKAVSELFINGTFSHPPFKYLLSRKASAGGLS